A region of Nitrospirota bacterium DNA encodes the following proteins:
- a CDS encoding ArsR family transcriptional regulator — MVKKQKPKEPFVPAERHETIRKDILSLLLERTLSAKEISAEVHISEKDVYEHLEHIGRSTHKTGHHLTVIPAECSKCGFVFIKRERLKKPGRCPICHGEKIQEPLFVIREAEI; from the coding sequence GTGGTAAAAAAGCAGAAACCTAAGGAACCCTTTGTCCCTGCTGAACGGCACGAGACGATCAGAAAGGATATTTTGTCTCTGCTGCTGGAGCGCACACTCTCGGCAAAGGAGATATCGGCAGAGGTTCATATCTCAGAGAAGGACGTGTACGAACACCTTGAACATATCGGGCGTTCAACACATAAAACCGGCCATCACCTTACAGTCATACCGGCTGAATGCAGCAAGTGCGGCTTTGTTTTTATCAAACGGGAGCGGCTCAAGAAACCGGGCAGATGCCCCATCTGTCACGGAGAGAAGATACAGGAGCCGTTGTTTGTAATAAGAGAGGCTGAAATTTGA
- a CDS encoding nitroreductase family protein — protein sequence MDAMQALFSRRSIRKYTTDQVSEQTIQEILEAAMSAPSAGNQQPWHFVVIDDRKLLDRVPDLHPHALMCREAQTAILVCGDPSLEKHVGYWVQDCAAATENLLLSVHALGLGGVWLGIYPRSERVIGVRKLFAVPEHVIPFALIPFGHPAEQKPARPDRYNETRIHRNTW from the coding sequence ATGGACGCTATGCAGGCCTTATTTTCACGCAGAAGCATACGTAAATATACAACAGATCAGGTCTCTGAACAGACCATTCAGGAGATTCTTGAGGCTGCCATGAGCGCACCTTCTGCAGGCAACCAACAGCCCTGGCATTTTGTGGTTATTGATGACAGGAAACTGCTTGACCGCGTGCCTGATCTTCATCCCCACGCACTCATGTGCAGAGAGGCCCAAACTGCGATCCTGGTATGCGGAGATCCTTCCCTTGAAAAGCATGTAGGGTACTGGGTGCAGGACTGCGCTGCCGCTACGGAGAACCTTCTTCTGTCAGTCCATGCGCTTGGACTCGGAGGCGTATGGCTCGGTATTTACCCGCGAAGTGAGCGTGTCATAGGGGTCCGCAAACTTTTTGCTGTCCCTGAGCACGTAATACCCTTTGCCTTGATACCCTTCGGTCATCCTGCAGAACAGAAACCAGCCCGGCCCGACCGGTACAATGAGACGAGAATACATAGAAATACGTGGTAA
- a CDS encoding UbiA family prenyltransferase, translated as MKISPRPSLSERGYSSLWQREVRRDFTKYSLLQYSKGLPSLSYYETYKRLADLRNLSEEARKVAGSAAPLGSWIAVTGTFDPAVIPLAAAVIFWLAGFDVLYALQDIEFDRHAMGIDHNIYKRWS; from the coding sequence GTGAAAATCTCCCCTCGCCCCTCTTTGTCAGAAAGGGGATATTCCTCCCTTTGGCAAAGGGAGGTTAGGAGGGATTTCACAAAATATAGTCTCCTTCAGTATAGCAAAGGATTACCCTCTTTATCTTATTATGAAACCTATAAACGCCTGGCCGATCTTCGGAACTTATCGGAGGAAGCGCGTAAAGTAGCAGGCTCTGCGGCGCCGCTTGGCTCCTGGATAGCTGTTACAGGGACCTTTGATCCTGCGGTCATTCCTCTTGCCGCTGCAGTGATATTCTGGCTTGCGGGGTTTGATGTACTCTATGCGCTTCAGGACATTGAATTTGACAGACATGCCATGGGCATTGACCACAATATTTATAAACGCTGGAGTTAG